The Zingiber officinale cultivar Zhangliang chromosome 2A, Zo_v1.1, whole genome shotgun sequence genomic sequence tatttaaataattagatgtacttctctctttctttatttttaaataatttttaatacatttatttttagttaaattaattgtaaatttattatCTACTTAGGTGCattattatatctaataataTTATTCTATTTAATACAGTAAAGTTTATATTTATCTTAATTAGGTTATTaaaatttgaatataaaaatttaattaataaagtgagaaaattaaattgtataattttttttaaaattattatttaatttgttaaaaaaattaatgcaCTGTTTTCGATTTTAAGTCTAAATGAAAAAAAAtgcgagattttttttaaaaacaacaacaaaggttaaaaaaaaaatttccacaTAAGACTTCAAATAGACTTAACCGACCCTCATTCACTTTTATGTTGTTTTTAATAATTGATTAGTCGTCATATAATTCATAGAGATAATATGGTCCCTATCTCctataaaatatgaaataatgaTGAGGTAAGAGTTACATGTTCAACTTAGAAGTCAAGACACAAGAAATATTACAGTAGTTCTTCATGTGATACCAACCTAATgaattatttataaatgagaagaTGATCTAAATAGTTTTGATACCTTGTTTAGAACTTTTATTATGGTAGCCGTTTATTagttatttgatattttttttttataattttggaTTATTTAATACTTTGGGTAAAATttacaactattttttttaaatttttttatctattATTATTTTATGTAAATGATAGATAAAAGTAGTTCAGTCTTCGTGTTTTCGAACTTTAgcattcaaatatatttttatccGTAAGTCAATTAAAAATACTGACAAAATATATATTGATCGGTAAAATTTTTACCAATCAAATATATTAACTGgtaaacttttaaaatatttatcgactaatatatatttagtcaatatttttttaaaaaattattaatcaaatatatattttattattattatttttttaaaatatactaGTCATTTGCTTGTtgggtaattaaaaaaaaaagacacaGACTAAAATAATAGAGAAGGGATCCTTGGTTCACTTTGTAATTACAGTCAAAATCTGATTGCATATCATAATTGATTGTAATTTTTGTCTGAGTTCACCTTCCCACTTAGGTTATATTTTTAGATTAAATCAAACGATCGAAGACCATAGGTGATTGACGAACTATATGATATTAAGAAGGAGATGACTTATTTATAGTTGCCAGTCTCTGGTCACTTGATTCAATccaaaattataatttagatgGAAAGATGAATCTAACAAGAGATTGTAAGGAATCTGAATGTAATTAGGAGGCGGACCAAGAAAAAACGATCTCGTGCTCAAACAAGATCAAATAATGATAGGGGATTCATATTTATTGACCAAGGATTATTCGTAATTCTTTTTTTTTACCGATAATCATTattacaaataaaaaataataagaaccaATCATTTATTTTTATTGGTAAACTTTTCTTTTCTCCAATGGATGCCACAAAACTTTACATTGGTTCAACAGACACATCACTACTCAATTTTGGTGGTTGGTAGTTTTGTTTGGAGTAATTTTGATGTGCCTGTCTTGTTATTTTTCATTGaaaatataatcttttaaaagtttaaatattaaaatataaaccTTATAGTCAAATATTACCATTTTGATCATTTATGTTCTAAGATCATTTTACTTGTCTAATAGCtcacttggtatttcttttttcacttattttatacttaattttagatatttttttggtGTGCATTTTACTATTTAATAATAAGGTAAATTGGATactttctttgtattttgtgatgATCTGAATTAACAATTAATGCAAACCTAATATAgtaaatttcatttaaataaataaatagataagCAATCacttttcaatttaattaacaccagaataattttgattaaaattattttatattataatcaCTTTAGCTAAAACAACTATGATATTAATATTTCAAAATTGTTACACTATATAATATTACACCAATCAAGTAAAAAACTATAAATTGAGAATAAAAttaacaaatatttttcaataacaTCCCCTCAGTAGAATAAGCACGTGCCAAATTTTACAAACTATTCATATTCTTTAATTCGAAGGACACAAATTAAGAATATATTCCAACATCAACATTACAAATATCGACGTGGACGAAGTCCCATCGCTCCACGTTGAGGCTCCTCGACGGTAGATCTATTACCTGCACGAGGAATACTATTCTTGATTAATGATTTTTATTTCGTTTTATTCATAAATTTTTCCAATTGCATATATTCCTCATAGTGTTCTGTCATATTAAAAATATTCtatctataattttttattttaaatattcttttattcTCGATTTAACCTCTAAAGATGAACCTACAGTATTTCtttaaataaaaatagtaaacgaTGATTATATTTTTCACCCTTCACTTCATataaattataagattaatttATATTCAACCACTAAATTAATTAACAAGataaaggattttttttactaatatatGTCTGtcgataataaatgaaaatacttTGAGTGAATCATAAAgtaatttaaataagaaaaattagagtgataggaataaataaataaataagatatgtgtattttttatttttggataataattattattattattatgattataCTCTTCGCCCGCTTCCTGTCCTTTAAAAAGCGAGCGTTGCGGAGCGGTAGGAAGATGGAGGGAAGCCATCGTGCCGGTCCACGAATCGCAATAAAACGAGCGGTTCGCAGCACCCGACCCACCCGCATTCCTCCGCATCGGGATCAGATCCAGAACATGGCGGTGTACGAGCTCATCAAGGCCGCCGACGAAGGAAGcgccgcctccgccgccgccgaTCCAAACCACAAAGCCCTCTCCCTCGCCGTCGACAGTCAGAGGGACCTGGAAAACGGCGCCGGAGAAGGCGTCGTGCCGCCGGGTAAGGCCGAGTCCACGGCTCTGAAGCGCGCGCCGCGACTCGTGTCGCTCGATGTCTTCCGAGGCCTCACCGTCGCGGTATGTACGCTCGGCCCGCCTCAGTTTAATTTTCCGGACCTGTCCTGATCGCCGTTACTTTCTAAagattcttatttattttctctcttttttggCATTGCATCGATCTTAGTTTTGCTTATGGTTACTCTGGTTCATTAAATCCATCGCCATCGATTTTATTGTTCTAAGTGGGTGGGCATCGTTTGCGCATCTAGTTCAGCTAAACTTTGTCAAAAAGTTCTGTGCTCCCTTGCGTGATTCTGAATTCATTTGCTTACCACGGAAATAAAGGGCTCAGTTCTTACTCTTGCGAGTTAATGCGGGCAAATGCTTGCATTCTTCTTATTTTgccttttaaaataaaaaaagtttaCAAGATAGATCTGCTAGTGGGCGATCCAACAATGCACgcaattatataaattatatatggCACAAACCTCCCATAATACAAGACCATTATTGTATTGCgacaaaaaaataaacaaagaagaGTTGGACAATATTTTAAAGCTCTTTAGTTGTCGTATATAATTAGACTTTTTTGGGGTCAAAATATACTTGACGATTTTTTTTGGAGGTGGTGTATACTTGACGAGTTTATTCATGTCCATGTTGCTCTATTCAGTGAAGGGTGGCACTATCCTCCATTATCTGTGGTCGTAATCTTAGCTAGTTACATAACAATTAGCAGAAAACACATTGGATTATTAGGCCATTAATTCTTTTCCAATTTCTCCCTCCAAAACACATACTTTGACATCCTCCAAACACATACTCAGTGACTGGTGACTTCATTTCTCTCACAAGATAGGCAATTGTTGACAGTTTCACACATTGCAATCGCTTCAGGTAATTTCTGGTACAGAGTAATTGCACCTTGAGTTAAGCGGGGGAATCAAGTTGCTGTCACAGAGAGGAGGGTGAGCAGACAGTAGAGTAGAGAAGTAGGTCATGAGTGCCTAAATGCCAGATTTAAAGAATCTCAGTGTCTTAGCACTCATGGTGCCATTTGTTGTTTAGCCTCTTAACCCTTGTTTAATTTTCATTCACTGCATTCTACCCAAGTTTTCTAGCGGTTTTTAATTACATAATAGTCAATTAAGTTTCGTTAACACAAATATCAGTTGATGCGTGGCGTGGCACACACGTCTATACCATGTATAGTTATTAGGTCGGTGCTTCCCCCACTTAAGTTCcttcttttttgtttttaatatgatatttatGACTTTTTTAGCACAATTTGTGCAAGGTAGGTATTAATGGAGGATAGCTTCACTGGGGCAATTAGTTTCTTTTGTCAGAAGCCTGCAGTGTCTGTGTGCTAATTAAAAATGGAAGTATTTTGTTCAATCAAAATTTATATGGTTACTCTTTGCCTCTTCTGTACTAGTTGTATGCCTAATCTAATAGATATTGTTGCTTTTACGGGTCTGTATCACCTAAAATAAAATTTGTATTCGGAAAATAAACACACAATTGACCAAAAAAATTAGGGTTTAGTGCATTGGAAATCAGTGATAAAATTAAAAAACAGAACAGTTGGTTTACTTGGCAACCCTGAGGTCATTCCATCCAGTCTTGTTGAATTGCTTGGGCAGATTGTATTCTGTTACAGATGGAAAAATTGGAAACCAGTGGGATGACCGGTTCAAAACCTGGTCTTGTTTGGAAGCTTTTGCGAATAGGCTTTTGCTTAAATTGGTGCTTGAAATGGGATTTGGGAACACAATTTACTTTTTGTGAGAGAGGTCCGTCACTGCTCCAAGTTGAACTGGTTTATAAACTTATTTGGGCAGAATCGGTAGGATTTTGACAATTTCCATGCATATATGTGAAATTAACGGTGTGAAATTTGCTTAGTGCATCACAACTAACTATGTTTAGAATATGGGGTATAGATCATCAGCATTGTGCTTGAGCTTTTCAGGCCATTAGCTTTCTAAAAAAGAAGTcgatatccaaaaaaaaaattcagggttaaccttgaaaattggcCAGAACTGTTTTCTGAATCTTGAAGAAACTGAAAATTTATGCAGTCAATGTCTGAAAGACCCTGATATAGATTTCCGGATCCATCTCCTAGGCTTACAAGGGATACCAAAATTGACGGACAGTTTTAcctttttctattattttatttttcttattaacAAGGgacaaattttttttcttatgctGAACCTTGAGTTCAAAAGATGAAAACAAACTAAATTCTTGAATCAAATAGGAGGCACTACTAAGCTTTACATTGATTCAATTGTATTGACATATACTAAACCTTCAGATCTTAAGTTTCTTGTGTAAATCAGAGCAAATAAACCATTCAAGTATACAGAGGCATGAAAATGGCTAGATGTATATCCTACACAGATGGATAATTTATTTTGCAATTGATGACGATTTTCATATCAATGAAAATCACATAAGTATGCCTTAATgtactttctttttctttatttctttagaGTGACATTGAGTATGATTTTTAGCAATGTCGTGTTCTTTCCTCTAAACTGTTTATATGTTGTTCTAGCTCATGATCTTTGTAGACAACGTCGGTTCATATTTCCCTGCTATCAACCACTCTCCCTGGGATGGTGTAGCCCTTGCTGATTTTGTGATGCCACTTTTCTTATTTATAGTTGGAGTGGCTCTTGCATTGACTTATAAGGTTTGGTAATTGAATTTCTGAGTTCAAACAATCTTTAAGATTATAATGAATGTGTTTATTTAGTTCAGCTCAAAAGAATGACTTATTTTACAATTCCTGCTCAGAGAATCTCAAACAAAGCCATGGCAACCCAAAAAGCAGTACTTCGAGCAATGAAGCTCTTTTTTGTTGGTCTTGTAGTTCAAGGTATGCAACTTGCTATTTTAGACTACTCTAAAATAAGGACTGTCATATGAGGAAAATTGTTCTCTTCACTTATCGTACTTCTTAACTTGATATTAATCTGTCAGGTGGCTATTTCCATGGTCTTTATGATTTAACATATGGAGTTGATATTTTGAGAATACGATGGATGGGTATCTTACAGGTAGGTATCCAGTATTATGATCATATAGCAATAAAGTTAGTAAAAATGTTTCCCCAAGTTGTGAAGGTCAATCAAAGCAAACAATAGATTGATAATGGACAATTTGTAGCTTCAAAGTGAAGCTGTAAAAGagacaagaaaaaaaatactgGATAGCTTTTCATATCTAGCTTTTCATCTAGATGACCGTTTTTATAAGTGGAACAAGAAATGAAGAGTCACATTGAGATTAAGGTATGcaacatattttcaaaaatctATAAACTACAAAAACATGCACATATATAGTTAGATTATTGCTGAGGATGCCACCATCAATATCGTAATCTATGAGAGTCCAACCTACCTGCTAACATGATGCCAAAGATTACGTAAACCATGTTGAAATTACAATATGGAGTTGTTCATTTTGACTTAGTCATAATGCCTTCAGAGGGTAGTTAATCAAATCAAGTGTGTTTTTTCTTCTCACAGAGAATAGCAATAGCATATCTGTTAGCTGCAATATCTGAAATCTGGCTTAGAGTTGATCAAGATGTGGAGTCTGGATATTCCTTGGTCCGACGATACCGATTGCAACTGTAAATATCTCTCTTCTTGTTGGATATTATTCTGTAAGTGTGTATGATGAATGTTAGATTCCTCCCGCATCATATAGAGTAATTCAACTTGGTTTCATAAATTTAAAGGATCAGCACTCAGAAAAGGCTAGAAAAAAATAATCTATTTAGCAAATTCTAATTGCCTGATACTTGTTGGCATACTTCCATATAGGTTGGTGGGTCTTGCCCTAACATCCATTTACATGGTTCTTCTTTATGGTCTATATGTTCCTGATTGGGAGTATCAGATACCTGTGACTGGCTCCACATTGAGGACCTTCTCAGTAAAATCAATATCTCTCATCACATACTCTGCTTGCTTGATGCTTAATTACTTGGTCATATCTATCATAATTTTGTCGATGAATTCTTAACACTCATTGTAGGTTAAATGTGGTATGAGAGGTGACACAGGACCTGCTTGCAATTCTGCTGGCATGATTGACCGCAGAGTCTTTGGCATCCAACATCTACACAGACGCCCTGTGTATGAAAGAACTGAGGTATTATATACACTGATTTTACATTAACTGATCCCTTGAATTTGTGCTACATCATGACCTATTAATTTACTCTTTTTCAGCAATGCAGTATAAACTCACCAGCTAGTGGTCCTCTTCCACCTGATGCTCCTTCATGGTGCCAAGCTCCTTTTGATCCTGAAGGATTACTCAGGTTCGCTATTCCACGCTTTACTACCATTTCTCAGTTCTATTTGCTATGTTCACGATGCTAAATGTTAACTAGTTGGTGTTGCAGTTCTATGATGGCAATTGTCACTTGCTTGATTGGATTGCAATTTGGGCATGTCATCATACACTTTGAGGTATTGGGAATTTGATCTTTATTCGCTATCCGTTGTATTTGCATACGTCATAATGCTGAACAAACTGCAGGATCACAAGGAGAGGATCGTGCAGTGGATGATTCCTTCCTTTTGTCTATTAGCACTAGCCTTTTCATTGGATTTCTTTGGTACTCACAAGATTGTCTTTCTCTCTGTCGTGCCAATTTGATTTTCGAGTCGCTTGGATGTCTAAACGGAGATGGTAATTTTTGGTGTAGGAATGCATCTGAACAAGGCTTTATACACGCCGAGTTACACCTGCATCACTGCTGGGGCTGCTGGGGTCATGTTTACTGGAGTATACGTGCTGGTCGACGTCTATGGCTACAGGAAGCCAACCTTGGCCATAGAATGGCTGGGGACGCATGCACTCATGGTCTACATTCTAGTAGGTTGCAACATCTTCCCTTTATTTATCCAGGGGTTCTACTTGAGGGAACCTGAGAACAATATCGTAAGTAAACGAAATCTAACAAATATGCCCCCCCCTTTTGCTATAGATTTTACTGATTTCTTATTCTTATCACAGCTGAAGGGCATTGGTGTTTCCTAAACATCATCTATAAGGACTTTCGGGCCACTCTCCTTACATTGGACGTAGTGAAGCTCTTCTTGTATTTCTATCAAGCATTAATTTTATGTTGCACTTCAATGAATCTAATTATACAAGAACTACTAACATGCCAAAATAATATAGGAAAGAGTTGTCTAGATCAAAACAGTGTTGGGTTGATCACAGTTTAAACATGTTAAAAGACACGAATGCATTATGCAATCCATGCCGAGGAACGCGTTAACTTTTTACTAGCTCCCTCTACTTTCCTTCAGTTCCTGCCAGTGCACCACTGACGATGGTACATGTCCCAGGGCCCCAGGCCATGTGATGAACCAGTGAACCACCACCTATTATCTTAACTTCTTCCTTTAATTTAATGCCATTTCACTGTGTGAGAATTGAGATGAAGACAAAACCCTTGGGAGTTTTTGCACGGTAGCTAGAGTGGATGGGGCCACTCAGACAGCTGAGGTTGTCTCAAACTCAGCACGGAGGGATTTGTCGACTTGACCGGCTGCCTCTTCCTTTTGTaagtcttctcttcttcttctgtaGCTTGTAGCTTTTGCCGAGTGTTGTGTTCACGTTACCGATCGACGTCATATTAATGATATTTGAAAACCTTTTTTCGTGAATAAAAAGAGAACACCTTTTTCTTCACGTCACAAAGTCTGCGAGCCTGTTTTAGTTGTCCCCATCTAGAACCACTTTAATTCATTCATTATTTTTCTGTCTCGCACTGTGTCAGTCCCAACGACAACGTACGTAAGGGAGTGAGGGAGGGGAGCCGTGTGGATCAGCCATGACTACGCGATGAGAATTCTTGTTCTTGTCGCGTTGTCTTTCGTCGTGTTGCTTTTCTCTTTGAACAAACTTTTAGAATGTGATCGACTCGTGAATGGTGATGCATTGGAATTGACAAGGTTTGTTTCTTGGTCTACTTTAATGGTTATTAGGTAAATTAAGACGCCTTTCATATTTTATTCTCCCGATTACATGTGGTTAAATGGtggaaggaatttttttttttctgagaaAATTTGGGAACAAACACTAGAAAAAAAATAGTAGATCTTTCTGATTAACATTAAAAATCATTAGTTTATCGATTGACATTTTTAATATGCCTATGATATCTCAAATCCCTCTAATTCCCCTTTCAGTGTTCACACTTTGACCATCCTATATGCCACTGAAGTAGTGGTGTTATATAACGTGTCAAAGTAGAACATTGAGTTTTTTTAGTTAGTACCAAATAACTAAAAAATCCTTAGTATCaataactaaaaaataaataactaaaaaaattttaaaatgctaGTAGTGAAGTCTAATATCCCAAACttattattaaaatatcatgCTCCATTGCTCCATATTTTAGAATCGATTCATCGACACTTAGCCCAGTTCAGATCTTCTGTCCCCATTTTTCTCTGTCTCTATATCCCATTGTCGATCGGATggatcagattaaatctcaaGGATACTTTGTACATCACGAGAATACTGTATATattttaaagatgtcatgatgccttGATATTTAATCTGATCCGTTCAATCGACAATGAGATACAGGGACAAAGAGAAATAGAGACAAAGGATTTGAACTACACTTAGCCGGGATACTAGAATATCACCATAAATATAAGTGCGAAGGAGCATTTTGACAATTTGATGTAGtatttaataatttataaaattgaatggagttaaaaaaaaaaccaaataaTTGGTGGGAAGGCAGGGTTTGGCACCTACCGTTTGAATGCGTTCCGTGCTGACCGCACTGTACAATAGTCAACCTTTTGACTGACATTAAGATCGCAAGGACCATTTCACGCATTCATATTATTCGTGGCTAATTAATTTTGGATCAGGAATAACAAATATACCattatgtccattaattaaaattcaaaatacacCATGaacaaaataattatatataattttttttcacgACGTGGATACCTGAAGCGAGGCGTTCTTGTCGGATCCACACACGGGGCACGTGCGAATCTCGGCCTCGCAGTCTCGGCACGAGCAGAGGTGGCGGCAGGGAAGCAGCAGGACGGAGGCCTCCTCCCGCCGGCACGACCTGCACCACAGCCTGGAGGCGTCCGGAAATGCTGCGCGGTATCTTTCCCGGCTCGTCGACTGGGcgtcctccacctcctcctcctcggtGTCGCCGTACCCTTCCTTAGCCTGCGCGGCGGCGGCGTTCTGGAGCAGGACGTGGTCGAGGCTGGCGCGGAGGCTGGCGGCGACGGCCTCGCTTTTCTCGGCAACGCTGAGCCACGCCTGCCTCTCCGTGCTCGCCTGCCGAACCCACTCCTCGAGCTCCGCGTTCCGCCGCCGCGCCTTCTCCAGCTCCGCTTCCTTCTCCCGGAGGCGCTTCGCGGCCCTCCGTTCCACTCCCCAAATCAGGGCCCCGTAATGCCTCTTCCTCGCCTCCTCCAACCCACTCCTCATTCGTTCCGTCTGCACGCGCAGACATCGATTTAACCAACGGAGGAAGAAACAGAGGACGGAGATGAATTCGTTACCTCGAGACGCAGAAGGGCGTCGATCTCCATATTTTGCTGGCAGAGAAGAGAGGCAAGGTCTTGCGAGAGAGGAGCTTCGGCGGGGCGGCCGCTGGTGGAGGTGTAAAGGCTACGGAAGCCAGCAGCTTCCGAGGAGGCGTCGCCGAGGAATTGACTGCCGCCGTCGAGATGGCTACTTGTCGGCTCCTCCTCTCGCGCCCGTTTCGCCCTCGTGCCGGAGCCGTTGCCGGTGAGCTCGCTGCGCGGGGGGTCGCTAAGGCCGACGGCGACATTGTCGCGGACGCCTAGCAGGCGGCGCAACTCCTCCACCATCAGCAGCTCCTCCATCGCAGCGCCGCCGCCGAACTCCGCCGGGAAGGAGGAGAAATTGGAGGGAAGCTGCTGGGCCTGCAACGCCATGAATGATCACGAGATCGATCGATACGGGCAAAAATGGCTCGATTAATTGCAGGATCGACGAGATAGAATCTCAATCATAAACACGAATCGGCAGCCGCACGTTGCGGATATAAACGAAGAGGACGCGTGGGGCGTGGCTGTGAAGCCATCAAAGACGAACAAGCCACGCGGATGCACATTAACTCTTTTATCTTTtaaatcaataataataataataataattttattaaatccATCAATCAATCGGTCGGAACGATGCATGAATTCTTCctggctctctctctctctctacagAAAAGTTCAACGGAAATACGTCGGAGA encodes the following:
- the LOC122040884 gene encoding heparan-alpha-glucosaminide N-acetyltransferase-like translates to MEGSHRAGPRIAIKRAVRSTRPTRIPPHRDQIQNMAVYELIKAADEGSAASAAADPNHKALSLAVDSQRDLENGAGEGVVPPGKAESTALKRAPRLVSLDVFRGLTVALMIFVDNVGSYFPAINHSPWDGVALADFVMPLFLFIVGVALALTYKRISNKAMATQKAVLRAMKLFFVGLVVQGGYFHGLYDLTYGVDILRIRWMGILQRIAIAYLLAAISEIWLRVDQDVESGYSLVRRYRLQLLVGLALTSIYMVLLYGLYVPDWEYQIPVTGSTLRTFSVKCGMRGDTGPACNSAGMIDRRVFGIQHLHRRPVYERTEQCSINSPASGPLPPDAPSWCQAPFDPEGLLSSMMAIVTCLIGLQFGHVIIHFEDHKERIVQWMIPSFCLLALAFSLDFFGMHLNKALYTPSYTCITAGAAGVMFTGVYVLVDVYGYRKPTLAIEWLGTHALMVYILVGCNIFPLFIQGFYLREPENNILKGIGVS
- the LOC122040885 gene encoding probable BOI-related E3 ubiquitin-protein ligase 2 is translated as MALQAQQLPSNFSSFPAEFGGGAAMEELLMVEELRRLLGVRDNVAVGLSDPPRSELTGNGSGTRAKRAREEEPTSSHLDGGSQFLGDASSEAAGFRSLYTSTSGRPAEAPLSQDLASLLCQQNMEIDALLRLETERMRSGLEEARKRHYGALIWGVERRAAKRLREKEAELEKARRRNAELEEWVRQASTERQAWLSVAEKSEAVAASLRASLDHVLLQNAAAAQAKEGYGDTEEEEVEDAQSTSRERYRAAFPDASRLWCRSCRREEASVLLLPCRHLCSCRDCEAEIRTCPVCGSDKNASLQVSTS